In Hydractinia symbiolongicarpus strain clone_291-10 unplaced genomic scaffold, HSymV2.1 HiC_scaffold_24, whole genome shotgun sequence, a genomic segment contains:
- the LOC130629327 gene encoding uncharacterized protein LOC130629327 isoform X4, with protein MAKVAQVQYNTRTKRSRANDVKSPRQTALYYCKRGTDPKSFVKKWINDHIGYGVFTTLPLKHHQFVLQYPGKVLTRKEGERLELEYPTSCGSFIFFMDKKCVDATNETRLGKYVNHSSHRKYLNCYPKLIEEGGNAFICLFASYDIPLGTELRYNYGISGLEWQKDPTHNIPFNLEDLVSDRLVLSKNLTLVQGKNNLTSDVIAKKKEDNDENVGIITDILKKLLDDVVATQSMVEDSEEAEDISELDTLNHISSVTVSTPIQTRKLSVQYKASGVQTSIDKDNLEVDFTTDSPSICEISVKNDSGLNVEDDMEIIDTDEEGKVENSIAIEKKETSVKKSANEKVGKSEEKEAKQINSRPLRPCFVCDKKIKHSKLNRHITLCHKHHPDVKDALNMPRKERLRAFANFRKIGIYNHNVKEIEEGGRNLLREKQNDSDDPLVMCTTCKGFYAKTFKARHKADCSKNSCQFPVTIALDCTSDESWKLSDDQFKQRILNIIRDDAVGTLAKSDPVILMVGHRLYGKIKRRLNKKMEVERSVRSDMRRLAHVYSRFKDRVLEVPRDCCNDKNNAGDMFLRENFEVLKYSIESYTHSDLEVQKSGLKAALYYVLKDAAEKLIGYYLGKNNDVDAEKIKNFLVLLKLRKDEIFADATYDLNMRRNVKTKKPAQLPNEGDVQLIRDYVIERIRHLSSDPFIIMDRHTFVELRDCACTRLVLYNGRRGGEPSRLTVTQWIEAEKDEWLDKQRIQDIAKETNLSSGTKITFQSGKGVNHLVPVFIPKDTVAAMKLLANEQVRKDAGVLEENSYIFPSTQGSDNHCSGWHSLDNVCAKLPIANRERISGTSNRHRLSTLIAGLGLSESDMSLAYDHFGHSERINKTIYQAPAAHRQLLSTGKHLSVLDNAQSIKNDNNFEKKGPNLVEENEKKFRDENAEKDTSKANTVKLPNKKKMKKSVQVGEKRQTHRNDTFKKEKTCAPTRKYALRKEKNVSQKTSEESKHFTNVNDDEPSEWSESSEDSELENSVKCTGQQERKYIQWSSEQEDKLYKKFARHIKNKKNGWPCSDDLKKFANEEGITVGTVRNKINNERGKIARQAEAKKKKMNIV; from the exons AGAACGAAAAGAAGTAGAGCTAATGATGTTAAATCGCCAAGACAAACTGCACTATATTATTGTAAAAGGGGAACTGATCCAAAATCATTTGTAAAGAAATGGATTAATGATCACATTg GATATGGTGTGTTTACAACATTGCCCCTGAAACATCACCAGTTTGTCCTGCAATATCCTGGAAAAGTTCTCACAAGAAAGGAAGGAGAGAGATTAGAGCTAGAGTATCCAACTTCCTGTGGatcatttattttctttatggaCAAAAAGTG tgttGATGCTACAAATGAGACCAGGCTGGGAAAATATGTGAACCATTCAAGTCATCGGAAATATTTGAATTGTTATCCAAAATTGATCGAGGAGGGTGGAAATGCATTCATATGTTTGTTTGCTTCCTATGACATTCCTTTAGGAACTGAACTGCGATACAATTATGGAATTTCAGGGCTAGAATGGCAAAAG GATCCAACACATAATATACCATTCAATTTAGAAGACCTAGTTTCAGATAGGCTA GTGTTGAGTAAGAACTTGACCTTGGTCCAAGGCAAGAATAACTTGACCTCTGATGTCATTGCAAAAAAG AAGGAGGATAATGACGAAAATGTGGGTATCATTacagatattctcaaaaaattGCTTGATGATGTGGTGGCAACTCAG TCCATGGTTGAAGATTCTGAAGAGGCAGAAGATATTTCAGAGTTGGATACTTTGAATCATATTTCGTCT GTCACAGTTTCAACTCCGATACAGACTAGAAAACTATCAGTTCAGTATAAG GCTTCAGGTGTGCAAACAAGTATTGATAAAG acaatCTTGAGGTTGATTTTACTACGGACAGTCCATCCATATGTGAG ATTTCTGTGAAAAATGATTCCGGATTAAATGTTGAAGACGATATGGAAATCATTGATACAGACGAGGAAGGAAAAGTGGAGAACAGTATTGCTATAGAG AAGAAAGAAACATCTGTAAAGAAAAGCGCCAACGAG AAAGTGGGAAAATCTGAGGAAAAAGAAGCCAAAcag ATAAACTCAAGACCATTGAGACCCTGTTTTGTTTGCGATAAAAAGATCAAGCATTCGAAATTAAATAGACACATCACTTTATGTCATAAGCATCATCCAGATGTAAAGGATGCTTTGAACATGCCTCGAAAAGAAAGACTGAGAGCCTTCGCTAACTTTCGAAAAATTGGCATATATAATCATAATGTTAAAGAAATTGAGGAGGGCGGTAGAAATTTGTTGCGTGAAAAGCAAAACGATTCAGATGACCCACTTGTTATGTGCACCACCTGCAAAGGATTTTATGCCAAAACCTTTAAAGCTAGGCACAAGGCAGACTGCTCAAAGAACTCCTGTCAATTTCCTGTTACAATTGCTCTGGATTGTACTAGTGATGAGTCATGGAAGCTATCGGATGATCAATTTAAGCAGAGAATTTTGAACATCATCAGAGACGATGCCGTTGGTACTCTTGCCAAATCGGATCCCGTTATTTTGATGGTTGGTCATCGCCTCTatggcaaaataaaaagaagactaAACAAAAAGATGGAAGTTGAACGGTCTGTTCGAAGCGACATGCGTCGTCTGGCACATGTTTATTCCAGATTTAAAGATAGGGTGTTGGAAGTACCAAGAGATTGTTGTAATGACAAAAACAATGCTGGTGACATGTTTCTGAGGGAAAATTTTGAGGTGCTGAAATATTCTATTGAATCCTACACTCATTCTGATTTGGAAGTTCAAAAGTCAGGACTTAAGGCAGCCTTGTACTACGTGTTGAAAGACGCCGCCGAAAAACTAATTGGTTATTACCTTGGTAAAAATAATGATGTTGatgcagaaaaaattaaaaactttttggtaTTGCTGAAATTACGCAAAGATGAAATATTCGCTGACGCAACGTATGATTTAAACATGAGAAGGaatgtaaaaactaaaaaacctgCACAACTTCCAAACGAAGGCGATGTCCAACTAATTCGAGATTATGTGATTGAAAGGATACGCCACTTATCATCAGATCCATTTATCATCATGGACAGACATACGTTTGTTGAACTACGTGATTGTGCTTGCACTCGTCTTGTGCTGTATAATGGCCGAAGAGGTGGAGAACCATCGCGTCTAACCGTTACGCAGTGGATTGAAGCTGAAAAGGATGAATGGTTAGACAAACAGCGGATACAGGATATTGCAAAAGAAACTAACTTAAGCAGTGGGACAAAGATCACATTTCAATCGGGAAAAGGAGTCAACCATTTAGTTCCTGTTTTTATTCCTAAAGATACTGTTGCTGCAATGAAGTTGTTGGCTAACGAGCAAGTAAGGAAAGATGCTGGTGTCCTTGAAGAAAACTCATACATATTTCCCAGTACCCAAGGTTCTGATAATCATTGCTCTGGATGGCATAGCTTAGATAATGTTTGTGCAAAACTTCCAATTGCCAACAGAGAAAGAATTAGTGGTACAAGTAACCGACATCGCCTTAGTACCTTAATTGCTGGTTTAGGTCTATCAGAGTCCGATATGAGTTTGGCCTATGATCATTTTGGGCACAGTGAGAGAATTAACAAAACGATATACCAAGCACCAGCTGCTCATCGACAACTATTGTCAACTGGGAAACATCTATCTGTCCTTGATAATG CGCAAAGTATAAAGAATGACAATAACTTCGAGAAAAAGGGTCCTAACTTagttgaagaaaatgaaaaaaaatttagag ATGAAAATGCTGAAAAAGACACAAGTAAAGCGAACACTGTAAAATTAccgaataaaaagaaaatgaagaaaagtgTACAAGTGGGAGAAAAAAGACAAACTCATCGAAAcgatacatttaaaaaagagaaaacttgCG CACCCACGAGAAAGTATGCACTTAGAAAAGAAAAGAACGTTTCTCAAA AAACATCTGAAGAATCCAAACATTTTACAAATGTGAACGATGATGAACCTTCTGAATGGTCTGAATCAAGTGAAGATAGCGAACTCGAGAATTCTGTAAAATGCACTG GTcaacaagaaagaaaatacATTCAATGGTCGTCAGAGCAAGAGGATAAACTATACAAAAAATTTGCaagacatataaaaaataaaaaaaatggatgGCCTT GCTCTGATGATCTGAAAAAATTCGCCAACGAGGAAGGAATTACTGTTGGAACTGTtcgaaataaaattaacaatgaAAGAGGAAAAATAGCACGACAAGCGGAagcgaaaaaaaagaaaatgaacattGTTTAA
- the LOC130629327 gene encoding uncharacterized protein LOC130629327 isoform X2 — protein sequence MAKVAQVQYNTRTKRSRANDVKSPRQTALYYCKRGTDPKSFVKKWINDHIGYGVFTTLPLKHHQFVLQYPGKVLTRKEGERLELEYPTSCGSFIFFMDKKCVDATNETRLGKYVNHSSHRKYLNCYPKLIEEGGNAFICLFASYDIPLGTELRYNYGISGLEWQKDPTHNIPFNLEDLVSDRLVLSKNLTLVQGKNNLTSDVIAKKKEDNDENVGIITDILKKLLDDVVATQMENMVPDFSDSEDEGLKSSGNMLINLLPFMSMVEDSEEAEDISELDTLNHISSASGVQTSIDKDNLEVDFTTDSPSICEISVKNDSGLNVEDDMEIIDTDEEGKVENSIAIEKKETSVKKSANEKVGKSEEKEAKQINSRPLRPCFVCDKKIKHSKLNRHITLCHKHHPDVKDALNMPRKERLRAFANFRKIGIYNHNVKEIEEGGRNLLREKQNDSDDPLVMCTTCKGFYAKTFKARHKADCSKNSCQFPVTIALDCTSDESWKLSDDQFKQRILNIIRDDAVGTLAKSDPVILMVGHRLYGKIKRRLNKKMEVERSVRSDMRRLAHVYSRFKDRVLEVPRDCCNDKNNAGDMFLRENFEVLKYSIESYTHSDLEVQKSGLKAALYYVLKDAAEKLIGYYLGKNNDVDAEKIKNFLVLLKLRKDEIFADATYDLNMRRNVKTKKPAQLPNEGDVQLIRDYVIERIRHLSSDPFIIMDRHTFVELRDCACTRLVLYNGRRGGEPSRLTVTQWIEAEKDEWLDKQRIQDIAKETNLSSGTKITFQSGKGVNHLVPVFIPKDTVAAMKLLANEQVRKDAGVLEENSYIFPSTQGSDNHCSGWHSLDNVCAKLPIANRERISGTSNRHRLSTLIAGLGLSESDMSLAYDHFGHSERINKTIYQAPAAHRQLLSTGKHLSVLDNAQSIKNDNNFEKKGPNLVEENEKKFRDENAEKDTSKANTVKLPNKKKMKKSVQVGEKRQTHRNDTFKKEKTCAPTRKYALRKEKNVSQKTSEESKHFTNVNDDEPSEWSESSEDSELENSVKCTGQQERKYIQWSSEQEDKLYKKFARHIKNKKNGWPCSDDLKKFANEEGITVGTVRNKINNERGKIARQAEAKKKKMNIV from the exons AGAACGAAAAGAAGTAGAGCTAATGATGTTAAATCGCCAAGACAAACTGCACTATATTATTGTAAAAGGGGAACTGATCCAAAATCATTTGTAAAGAAATGGATTAATGATCACATTg GATATGGTGTGTTTACAACATTGCCCCTGAAACATCACCAGTTTGTCCTGCAATATCCTGGAAAAGTTCTCACAAGAAAGGAAGGAGAGAGATTAGAGCTAGAGTATCCAACTTCCTGTGGatcatttattttctttatggaCAAAAAGTG tgttGATGCTACAAATGAGACCAGGCTGGGAAAATATGTGAACCATTCAAGTCATCGGAAATATTTGAATTGTTATCCAAAATTGATCGAGGAGGGTGGAAATGCATTCATATGTTTGTTTGCTTCCTATGACATTCCTTTAGGAACTGAACTGCGATACAATTATGGAATTTCAGGGCTAGAATGGCAAAAG GATCCAACACATAATATACCATTCAATTTAGAAGACCTAGTTTCAGATAGGCTA GTGTTGAGTAAGAACTTGACCTTGGTCCAAGGCAAGAATAACTTGACCTCTGATGTCATTGCAAAAAAG AAGGAGGATAATGACGAAAATGTGGGTATCATTacagatattctcaaaaaattGCTTGATGATGTGGTGGCAACTCAG atgGAAAATATGGTGCCAGATTTTTCAGACAGTGAAGATGAGGGACTAAAATCAAGTGGCAACat GTTAATAAATTTACTTCCCTTTATG TCCATGGTTGAAGATTCTGAAGAGGCAGAAGATATTTCAGAGTTGGATACTTTGAATCATATTTCGTCT GCTTCAGGTGTGCAAACAAGTATTGATAAAG acaatCTTGAGGTTGATTTTACTACGGACAGTCCATCCATATGTGAG ATTTCTGTGAAAAATGATTCCGGATTAAATGTTGAAGACGATATGGAAATCATTGATACAGACGAGGAAGGAAAAGTGGAGAACAGTATTGCTATAGAG AAGAAAGAAACATCTGTAAAGAAAAGCGCCAACGAG AAAGTGGGAAAATCTGAGGAAAAAGAAGCCAAAcag ATAAACTCAAGACCATTGAGACCCTGTTTTGTTTGCGATAAAAAGATCAAGCATTCGAAATTAAATAGACACATCACTTTATGTCATAAGCATCATCCAGATGTAAAGGATGCTTTGAACATGCCTCGAAAAGAAAGACTGAGAGCCTTCGCTAACTTTCGAAAAATTGGCATATATAATCATAATGTTAAAGAAATTGAGGAGGGCGGTAGAAATTTGTTGCGTGAAAAGCAAAACGATTCAGATGACCCACTTGTTATGTGCACCACCTGCAAAGGATTTTATGCCAAAACCTTTAAAGCTAGGCACAAGGCAGACTGCTCAAAGAACTCCTGTCAATTTCCTGTTACAATTGCTCTGGATTGTACTAGTGATGAGTCATGGAAGCTATCGGATGATCAATTTAAGCAGAGAATTTTGAACATCATCAGAGACGATGCCGTTGGTACTCTTGCCAAATCGGATCCCGTTATTTTGATGGTTGGTCATCGCCTCTatggcaaaataaaaagaagactaAACAAAAAGATGGAAGTTGAACGGTCTGTTCGAAGCGACATGCGTCGTCTGGCACATGTTTATTCCAGATTTAAAGATAGGGTGTTGGAAGTACCAAGAGATTGTTGTAATGACAAAAACAATGCTGGTGACATGTTTCTGAGGGAAAATTTTGAGGTGCTGAAATATTCTATTGAATCCTACACTCATTCTGATTTGGAAGTTCAAAAGTCAGGACTTAAGGCAGCCTTGTACTACGTGTTGAAAGACGCCGCCGAAAAACTAATTGGTTATTACCTTGGTAAAAATAATGATGTTGatgcagaaaaaattaaaaactttttggtaTTGCTGAAATTACGCAAAGATGAAATATTCGCTGACGCAACGTATGATTTAAACATGAGAAGGaatgtaaaaactaaaaaacctgCACAACTTCCAAACGAAGGCGATGTCCAACTAATTCGAGATTATGTGATTGAAAGGATACGCCACTTATCATCAGATCCATTTATCATCATGGACAGACATACGTTTGTTGAACTACGTGATTGTGCTTGCACTCGTCTTGTGCTGTATAATGGCCGAAGAGGTGGAGAACCATCGCGTCTAACCGTTACGCAGTGGATTGAAGCTGAAAAGGATGAATGGTTAGACAAACAGCGGATACAGGATATTGCAAAAGAAACTAACTTAAGCAGTGGGACAAAGATCACATTTCAATCGGGAAAAGGAGTCAACCATTTAGTTCCTGTTTTTATTCCTAAAGATACTGTTGCTGCAATGAAGTTGTTGGCTAACGAGCAAGTAAGGAAAGATGCTGGTGTCCTTGAAGAAAACTCATACATATTTCCCAGTACCCAAGGTTCTGATAATCATTGCTCTGGATGGCATAGCTTAGATAATGTTTGTGCAAAACTTCCAATTGCCAACAGAGAAAGAATTAGTGGTACAAGTAACCGACATCGCCTTAGTACCTTAATTGCTGGTTTAGGTCTATCAGAGTCCGATATGAGTTTGGCCTATGATCATTTTGGGCACAGTGAGAGAATTAACAAAACGATATACCAAGCACCAGCTGCTCATCGACAACTATTGTCAACTGGGAAACATCTATCTGTCCTTGATAATG CGCAAAGTATAAAGAATGACAATAACTTCGAGAAAAAGGGTCCTAACTTagttgaagaaaatgaaaaaaaatttagag ATGAAAATGCTGAAAAAGACACAAGTAAAGCGAACACTGTAAAATTAccgaataaaaagaaaatgaagaaaagtgTACAAGTGGGAGAAAAAAGACAAACTCATCGAAAcgatacatttaaaaaagagaaaacttgCG CACCCACGAGAAAGTATGCACTTAGAAAAGAAAAGAACGTTTCTCAAA AAACATCTGAAGAATCCAAACATTTTACAAATGTGAACGATGATGAACCTTCTGAATGGTCTGAATCAAGTGAAGATAGCGAACTCGAGAATTCTGTAAAATGCACTG GTcaacaagaaagaaaatacATTCAATGGTCGTCAGAGCAAGAGGATAAACTATACAAAAAATTTGCaagacatataaaaaataaaaaaaatggatgGCCTT GCTCTGATGATCTGAAAAAATTCGCCAACGAGGAAGGAATTACTGTTGGAACTGTtcgaaataaaattaacaatgaAAGAGGAAAAATAGCACGACAAGCGGAagcgaaaaaaaagaaaatgaacattGTTTAA
- the LOC130629327 gene encoding uncharacterized protein LOC130629327 isoform X6, with amino-acid sequence MAKVAQVQYNTRTKRSRANDVKSPRQTALYYCKRGTDPKSFVKKWINDHIGYGVFTTLPLKHHQFVLQYPGKVLTRKEGERLELEYPTSCGSFIFFMDKKCVDATNETRLGKYVNHSSHRKYLNCYPKLIEEGGNAFICLFASYDIPLGTELRYNYGISGLEWQKDPTHNIPFNLEDLVSDRLVLSKNLTLVQGKNNLTSDVIAKKKEDNDENVGIITDILKKLLDDVVATQMENMVPDFSDSEDEGLKSSGNMLINLLPFMSMVEDSEEAEDISELDTLNHISSVTVSTPIQTRKLSVQYKASGVQTSIDKDNLEVDFTTDSPSICEISVKNDSGLNVEDDMEIIDTDEEGKVENSIAIEKKETSVKKSANEKVGKSEEKEAKQINSRPLRPCFVCDKKIKHSKLNRHITLCHKHHPDVKDALNMPRKERLRAFANFRKIGIYNHNVKEIEEGGRNLLREKQNDSDDPLVMCTTCKGFYAKTFKARHKADCSKNSCQFPVTIALDCTSDESWKLSDDQFKQRILNIIRDDAVGTLAKSDPVILMVGHRLYGKIKRRLNKKMEVERSVRSDMRRLAHVYSRFKDRVLEVPRDCCNDKNNAGDMFLRENFEVLKYSIESYTHSDLEVQKSGLKAALYYVLKDAAEKLIGYYLGKNNDVDAEKIKNFLVLLKLRKDEIFADATYDLNMRRNVKTKKPAQLPNEGDVQLIRDYVIERIRHLSSDPFIIMDRHTFVELRDCACTRLVLYNGRRGGEPSRLTVTQWIEAEKDEWLDKQRIQDIAKETNLSSGTKITFQSGKGVNHLVPVFIPKDTVAAMKLLANEQVRKDAGVLEENSYIFPSTQGSDNHCSGWHSLDNVCAKLPIANRERISGTSNRHRLSTLIAGLGLSESDMSLAYDHFGHSERINKTIYQAPAAHRQLLSTGKHLSVLDNAQSIKNDNNFEKKGPNLVEENEKKFRDENAEKDTSKANTVKLPNKKKMKKSVQVGEKRQTHRNDTFKKEKTCAPTRKYALRKEKNVSQKTSEESKHFTNVNDDEPSEWSESSEDSELENSVKCTGEVLLINNTV; translated from the exons AGAACGAAAAGAAGTAGAGCTAATGATGTTAAATCGCCAAGACAAACTGCACTATATTATTGTAAAAGGGGAACTGATCCAAAATCATTTGTAAAGAAATGGATTAATGATCACATTg GATATGGTGTGTTTACAACATTGCCCCTGAAACATCACCAGTTTGTCCTGCAATATCCTGGAAAAGTTCTCACAAGAAAGGAAGGAGAGAGATTAGAGCTAGAGTATCCAACTTCCTGTGGatcatttattttctttatggaCAAAAAGTG tgttGATGCTACAAATGAGACCAGGCTGGGAAAATATGTGAACCATTCAAGTCATCGGAAATATTTGAATTGTTATCCAAAATTGATCGAGGAGGGTGGAAATGCATTCATATGTTTGTTTGCTTCCTATGACATTCCTTTAGGAACTGAACTGCGATACAATTATGGAATTTCAGGGCTAGAATGGCAAAAG GATCCAACACATAATATACCATTCAATTTAGAAGACCTAGTTTCAGATAGGCTA GTGTTGAGTAAGAACTTGACCTTGGTCCAAGGCAAGAATAACTTGACCTCTGATGTCATTGCAAAAAAG AAGGAGGATAATGACGAAAATGTGGGTATCATTacagatattctcaaaaaattGCTTGATGATGTGGTGGCAACTCAG atgGAAAATATGGTGCCAGATTTTTCAGACAGTGAAGATGAGGGACTAAAATCAAGTGGCAACat GTTAATAAATTTACTTCCCTTTATG TCCATGGTTGAAGATTCTGAAGAGGCAGAAGATATTTCAGAGTTGGATACTTTGAATCATATTTCGTCT GTCACAGTTTCAACTCCGATACAGACTAGAAAACTATCAGTTCAGTATAAG GCTTCAGGTGTGCAAACAAGTATTGATAAAG acaatCTTGAGGTTGATTTTACTACGGACAGTCCATCCATATGTGAG ATTTCTGTGAAAAATGATTCCGGATTAAATGTTGAAGACGATATGGAAATCATTGATACAGACGAGGAAGGAAAAGTGGAGAACAGTATTGCTATAGAG AAGAAAGAAACATCTGTAAAGAAAAGCGCCAACGAG AAAGTGGGAAAATCTGAGGAAAAAGAAGCCAAAcag ATAAACTCAAGACCATTGAGACCCTGTTTTGTTTGCGATAAAAAGATCAAGCATTCGAAATTAAATAGACACATCACTTTATGTCATAAGCATCATCCAGATGTAAAGGATGCTTTGAACATGCCTCGAAAAGAAAGACTGAGAGCCTTCGCTAACTTTCGAAAAATTGGCATATATAATCATAATGTTAAAGAAATTGAGGAGGGCGGTAGAAATTTGTTGCGTGAAAAGCAAAACGATTCAGATGACCCACTTGTTATGTGCACCACCTGCAAAGGATTTTATGCCAAAACCTTTAAAGCTAGGCACAAGGCAGACTGCTCAAAGAACTCCTGTCAATTTCCTGTTACAATTGCTCTGGATTGTACTAGTGATGAGTCATGGAAGCTATCGGATGATCAATTTAAGCAGAGAATTTTGAACATCATCAGAGACGATGCCGTTGGTACTCTTGCCAAATCGGATCCCGTTATTTTGATGGTTGGTCATCGCCTCTatggcaaaataaaaagaagactaAACAAAAAGATGGAAGTTGAACGGTCTGTTCGAAGCGACATGCGTCGTCTGGCACATGTTTATTCCAGATTTAAAGATAGGGTGTTGGAAGTACCAAGAGATTGTTGTAATGACAAAAACAATGCTGGTGACATGTTTCTGAGGGAAAATTTTGAGGTGCTGAAATATTCTATTGAATCCTACACTCATTCTGATTTGGAAGTTCAAAAGTCAGGACTTAAGGCAGCCTTGTACTACGTGTTGAAAGACGCCGCCGAAAAACTAATTGGTTATTACCTTGGTAAAAATAATGATGTTGatgcagaaaaaattaaaaactttttggtaTTGCTGAAATTACGCAAAGATGAAATATTCGCTGACGCAACGTATGATTTAAACATGAGAAGGaatgtaaaaactaaaaaacctgCACAACTTCCAAACGAAGGCGATGTCCAACTAATTCGAGATTATGTGATTGAAAGGATACGCCACTTATCATCAGATCCATTTATCATCATGGACAGACATACGTTTGTTGAACTACGTGATTGTGCTTGCACTCGTCTTGTGCTGTATAATGGCCGAAGAGGTGGAGAACCATCGCGTCTAACCGTTACGCAGTGGATTGAAGCTGAAAAGGATGAATGGTTAGACAAACAGCGGATACAGGATATTGCAAAAGAAACTAACTTAAGCAGTGGGACAAAGATCACATTTCAATCGGGAAAAGGAGTCAACCATTTAGTTCCTGTTTTTATTCCTAAAGATACTGTTGCTGCAATGAAGTTGTTGGCTAACGAGCAAGTAAGGAAAGATGCTGGTGTCCTTGAAGAAAACTCATACATATTTCCCAGTACCCAAGGTTCTGATAATCATTGCTCTGGATGGCATAGCTTAGATAATGTTTGTGCAAAACTTCCAATTGCCAACAGAGAAAGAATTAGTGGTACAAGTAACCGACATCGCCTTAGTACCTTAATTGCTGGTTTAGGTCTATCAGAGTCCGATATGAGTTTGGCCTATGATCATTTTGGGCACAGTGAGAGAATTAACAAAACGATATACCAAGCACCAGCTGCTCATCGACAACTATTGTCAACTGGGAAACATCTATCTGTCCTTGATAATG CGCAAAGTATAAAGAATGACAATAACTTCGAGAAAAAGGGTCCTAACTTagttgaagaaaatgaaaaaaaatttagag ATGAAAATGCTGAAAAAGACACAAGTAAAGCGAACACTGTAAAATTAccgaataaaaagaaaatgaagaaaagtgTACAAGTGGGAGAAAAAAGACAAACTCATCGAAAcgatacatttaaaaaagagaaaacttgCG CACCCACGAGAAAGTATGCACTTAGAAAAGAAAAGAACGTTTCTCAAA AAACATCTGAAGAATCCAAACATTTTACAAATGTGAACGATGATGAACCTTCTGAATGGTCTGAATCAAGTGAAGATAGCGAACTCGAGAATTCTGTAAAATGCACTGGTGAGGTTTTGTTAATCAACAATACTGTATAA